A genomic window from Carassius auratus strain Wakin chromosome 19, ASM336829v1, whole genome shotgun sequence includes:
- the LOC113119778 gene encoding c-Myc-binding protein isoform X1, with protein MAHYRVSESKREQFRRYLEKAGVLESLTNGKNIRSIHRIREHLLFCVTDFIFCFSVLVALYEENEKPNNALDFIKHQLGVGPEAEDAESLRLELNTLQQKYDQLMEENKELRSRLLQYEPAQGEGTE; from the exons ATGGCGCATTACAGA GTGTCCGAGTCGAAGCGAGAGCAGTTTAGGAGATATCTGGAGAAGGCCGGAGTTCTGGAAAGCCTCACTAACGGTAAGAACATCAGATCGATCCACCGAATCAGAGAACATCTGCTCTTCTGTGTGACTGACTTCATCTTCTGCTTCTCAGTCCTGGTGGCTCTGTACGAGGAGAACGAGAAACCCAACAATGCCTTGGA CTTCATCAAGCATCAGCTGGGCGTCGGACCCGAGGCAGAAGATGCCGAGAGTCTGCGGCTGGAGCTGAACACTTTACAGCAGAAATATGATCAGCTGATGGAGGAGAACAAAGAGCTGAGGAGCAGG CTGCTGCAGTACGAGCCGGCGCAGGGCGAGGGAACAGAATAA
- the LOC113119778 gene encoding c-Myc-binding protein isoform X2 produces MAHYRVSESKREQFRRYLEKAGVLESLTNVLVALYEENEKPNNALDFIKHQLGVGPEAEDAESLRLELNTLQQKYDQLMEENKELRSRLLQYEPAQGEGTE; encoded by the exons ATGGCGCATTACAGA GTGTCCGAGTCGAAGCGAGAGCAGTTTAGGAGATATCTGGAGAAGGCCGGAGTTCTGGAAAGCCTCACTAACG TCCTGGTGGCTCTGTACGAGGAGAACGAGAAACCCAACAATGCCTTGGA CTTCATCAAGCATCAGCTGGGCGTCGGACCCGAGGCAGAAGATGCCGAGAGTCTGCGGCTGGAGCTGAACACTTTACAGCAGAAATATGATCAGCTGATGGAGGAGAACAAAGAGCTGAGGAGCAGG CTGCTGCAGTACGAGCCGGCGCAGGGCGAGGGAACAGAATAA